GGGCTCGGCACGCTTCTTCTATCCGGCCTGCTTGGATTGATACTATATCACCGGTCTCCGATCCCTCTGACAGCCTCCATCCTGAACTTCGTTCCCGCCATCATCGGGTTCTTTGCCGTACCCGGCCTCCTCATGCATGTGTTCGCGCCCCACAACCCACGCGGCTCGGATGAACCTCGCCCTCCAGCAGAATTATCGTTAACTTCTGGCGTATTCTTCATGGAGTGTGAACCTTGCGTGAGCCGCGCTGCCAGCGGGAATACTGATCGTGGACATCAATTCTTCCACGCAACGGCATGCGGAGCCCTATCAGGAATAATCACCACTTTGATTCCGGCCCTGACCGGCTCGATCGGCGCCTTATTGGCTCAGCAGCTTGTTGGCACCCGTAACCCAAACACTCACCTCGTGGCACAAGGTGTAACGCGCATGATGTATTATGGGGGCGGACTTTTTCTGATTTTCCTGCCCGGAGCACCCAGAATGCGCAGCAGCAGCGCAGCGCTACTCAGGACTTTCTATGAACCGACCTCAACTCAGGTCTGGTTCCTGATCGCCATCATCACGCTGAGCGCCGTGATGGCGTGGCTTATTCTGCCCGTAATCGCAAAGGGATTATTGCGAATGATCGAATCCCGCGGCACGAGGCCCCCCGCCCTTATGGCTCTTTCCGGGATTCTTATATTCGTGGTGGGGACAACCAGTTGGCCGGGGTTACTTATCCTGCTCACTGCCACCGGCATCGGCATGCTCCCCATGCTCTTTCAAGCCCGCCCCATTCAGGGTATCGGAGTAGTTCTCATTCCACTGGCGTACGCGCTTACGAAATAAAGCGGTTATTTCTTGCGCTTATTGCGATACTCGGAACTATCCCGCAATGCTTTGGAGACGTCACCCTCGTTCCAATGTTTGACTATAACTTTCTCAACATACACTGAACTTCCCCCATCCGGGTCCCGGCCGAGAGTATTCTGGTAGGCTCGTCGCACAATCTGCTGGGCCTGCTCTGTTGTCACCTGCTCATGACGCTCTGAACTTTTCTTGAGATCTGAACGCACATCGCGTTCACTCCACCCTTCATTCATCATCTTCGCCC
This sequence is a window from bacterium. Protein-coding genes within it:
- a CDS encoding tripartite tricarboxylate transporter permease; the encoded protein is MSGPDWLAALFLFAHTETQSFLMSALFASLLILWVMISPIFAILLSATDEQSCLMPAPGQVYSRAGLGLDAIKLVGLGSLIGLLLLAIILPLAAPFLATAHRALAPHTGWMLWSAVIFLALSERPRSAPTALAPWNHFTYTMAPVLAGLGTLLLSGLLGLILYHRSPIPLTASILNFVPAIIGFFAVPGLLMHVFAPHNPRGSDEPRPPAELSLTSGVFFMECEPCVSRAASGNTDRGHQFFHATACGALSGIITTLIPALTGSIGALLAQQLVGTRNPNTHLVAQGVTRMMYYGGGLFLIFLPGAPRMRSSSAALLRTFYEPTSTQVWFLIAIITLSAVMAWLILPVIAKGLLRMIESRGTRPPALMALSGILIFVVGTTSWPGLLILLTATGIGMLPMLFQARPIQGIGVVLIPLAYALTK